The following proteins are encoded in a genomic region of Triticum dicoccoides isolate Atlit2015 ecotype Zavitan chromosome 1B, WEW_v2.0, whole genome shotgun sequence:
- the LOC119328795 gene encoding heat shock 70 kDa protein 15-like has translation MSVVGFDLGNESCIVGVARQRGIDVVLNEESKRETPAIVCFGDKQRFIGTAGAANSTMNPKNSISQIKRLLGRKFADPELQRDLQSFPFRVSEGPDGFPLVHARYLGEENAFTPTQLLAMVLSNLKAIAEDNLKSAVVDCCIGIPVYFTDLQRRSVLDAATISGLRPLRLFHETTATALAYGIYKTDLPENDQLNVAFVDVGHASMQVSIVGFKKGQLKMLSHAYDRSLGGRDFDEALFKHFAEKFKEEYKIDVYQNARACIRLRVACEKLKKMLSANPEAPMNIECLMDEKDVRGFIKRDEFEQISAPVLERVKGPLEKALAEAGLTSESVHFVEVVGSGSRVPAIIRIITEFFGKEPRRTMNASECVARGCALQCAILSPTFKVREFQVNEGFPFSIALSWKPDSQNNEPQKTVVFPKGNPIPSVKALTFYRSNTFAVDVLNVETEDSQVTQKISTYTIGPFQSSKGEKAKLKVKVRLNIHGIVSLESATMLEEEEVEVPVSATSEVPKDANKMETDATDVNMQEPKGTTDTAEGATGDGAQDSEEKSAPMDTDAKTQPSKRKVKKTNVPVAELVYGAMGSAELEKAVEKEYEMALQDRVMEETKEKRNSVEAYVYDMRNKLYEKYSDYVTSEDKETLTAKLQEVEDWLYEDGEDETKGVYVAKLEELKKVGGPIEARYREWEERGPAIEQLAYCIRSFREAALSSDPKFEHIDISEKQKVVNECLGAETWLHEKKQQQDALPKHADPALLVSDIKKKAEALDRFCKSIVTKPKPAPKPQTPPPAETSPPQTPEQQPDGATEASEPASEGGAWEQPAAEQMDTDEPDPSSA, from the exons ATGAGCGTGGTTGGGTTTGATTTGGGCAACGAGAGCTGCATTGTGGGGGTGGCACGGCAGCGTGGCATCGACGTGGTTCTCAATGAGGAATCCAAACGGGAGACCCCTGCCATCGTCTGCTTCGGTGACAAGCAGCGCTTCATCGGCACTGCAGGCGCTGCCAACTCCACCATGAACCCGAAGAACTCCATTTCACAGATCAAGCGCTTGTTGGGCCGCAAGTTCGCTGATCCTGAGCTGCAGCGCGATCTGCAGTCGTTCCCTTTCCGTGTCTCGGAGGGCCCTGATGGGTTCCCACTCGTCCATGCCCGGTATCTGGGGGAGGAGAATGCTTTCACCCCCACACAGCTGCTTGCCATGGTGCTGTCTAATCTGAAGGCCATTGCTGAGGATAACCTGAAGTCCGCTGTTGTTGATTGCTGCATTGGTATCCCGGTGTATTTCACTGACCTGCAGCGTAGGTCTGTTCTTGATGCTGCCACTATCTCTGGTCTGCGGCCGTTGCGTCTGTTCCATGAGACCACTGCTACTGCATTGGCATATGGCATATATAAGACTGATCTCCCTGAGAATGATCAGCTGAACGTCGCATTTGTTGATGTCGGGCATGCCAGCATGCAGGTAAGCATTGTCGGTTTCAAGAAGGGGCAGCTGAAGATGCTGTCCCACGCATATGACAGGTCTCTTGGCGGAAGAGACTTTGATGAAGCCCTGTTTAAGCACTTTGCGGAAAAATTTAAAGAGGAGTATAAGATTGATGTCTACCAGAATGCCCGTGCCTGCATTAGGTTGCGTGTGGCCTGTGAGAAGCTCAAGAAGATGCTGAGCGCCAATCCGGAGGCACCGATGAATATTGAGTGCTTGATGGATGAGAAGGATGTACGAGGCTTCATCAAGAGGGATGAATTTGAACAGATCAGTGCCCCAGTACTAGAACGTGTGAAAGGGCCATTGGAGAAGGCCTTGGCCGAAGCTGGCTTGACATCAGAAAGTGTGCACTTTGTTGAGGTTGTTGGATCAGGTTCTCGTGTCCCTGCTATAATCAGGATTATCACTGAATTCTTTGGAAAGGAACCGCGGAGAACTATGAATGCAAGTGAATGTGTTGCCCGGGGATGCGCTCTTCAGTGTGCTATACTTAGTCCCACGTTCAAAGTGCGGGAGTTCCAG GTTAATGAAGGTTTTCCTTTTTCAATCGCTTTATCATGGAAACCAGATTCCCAGAACAATGAGCCCCAAAAAACAGTGGTATTTCCAAAGGGGAACCCGATCCCGAGCGTCAAAGCTCTGACCTTCTATAGGTCCAATACATTTGCAGTGGATGTTCTGAATGTTGAAACAGAAGATTCGCAAGTAACACAAAAAATTAGCACTTACACG atCGGCCCTTTCCAATCCAGCAAAGGTGAGAAGGCAAAACTGAAAGTGAAAGTTCGTCTCAACATTCACGGAATAGTCTCTCTTGAATCAGCGACG ATGctggaggaggaggaagtggaagTTCCAGTATCAGCTACAAGTGAGgtgccaaaggatgctaacaaaatgGAGACAGATGCCACTGATGTCAATATGCAGGAACCTAAAGGTACTACAGACACTGCTGAGGGTGCTACTGGAGATGGGGCACAAGATTCCGAGGAAAAATCTGCTCCTATGGATACTGATGCCAAG accCAGCCATCAAAAAGGAAAGTCAAGAAAACTAATGTCCCAGTTGCGGAATTGGTATATGGTGcaatggggtctgctgagttggagaAAGCTGTCGAGAAAGAGTATGAAATGGCTCTTCAAGACAGAGTTATGGAAGAAACCAAAGAGAAGAGGAATTCTGTGGAGGCTTATGTTTATGACATGCGTAACAAG CTTTATGAGAAGTACTCTGATTATGTTACATCGGAGGACAAAGAAACTTTGACGGCTAAGCTTCAGGAGGTTGAGGATTGGCTGTACGAAGATGGCGAGGATGAGACCAAGGGAGTCTATGTTGCAAAACTGGAAGAACTTAAAAAG GTTGGTGGCCCTATCGAGGCGCGCTACAGAGAGTGGGAAGAAAGAGGTCCTGCTATTGAGCAACTAGCGTACTGCATCCGCAGTTTCAGGGAGGCTGCATTGTCTAGTGACCCAAAGTTTGAGCATATCGACATATCGGAGAAACAAAAG GTTGTTAATGAGTGCTTGGGAGCGGAGACTTGGCTGcatgagaaaaaacagcagcaggatGCTTTACCAAAGCATGCTGATCCTGCTCTCCTTGTTTCCGACATTAAGAAGAAGGCGGAAGCACTTGACAG ATTTTGCAAATCGATCGTGACAAAGCCAAAGCCAGCACCGAAGCCACAGACCCCACCCCCGGCCGAAACTTCACCACCTCAAACACCAGAGCAGCAGCCAGATGGTGCCACTGAAGCTAGTGAGCCGGCCAGTGAGGGAGGTGCGTGGGAGCAGCCTGCAGCCGAGCAGATGGACACCGACGAACCCGATCCTTCCTCGGCATAG